In the Planctomycetia bacterium genome, AAAGAAAGGCCATTGGCGATACATTTCGCAGATGGTTTGCCAGGCCTGGCGATCTTGATACTTAACCTCGACCAAGGCTGCGCCGAGCCCATACCAAGCGGGAATCATGCACCGATTTTGGGTCCACGAGAAGACCCAGGGAATGGCGCGCAAGTCGCCGAGCGAGCGCTCGCCGCGTCGGCGCGACGGGCGCGAACCGATCGGCAGGTTTTCGATTTCTTCGATCGGAGTCGTTTCGGAAAAGAATTGCATGAAGCCGGGTTGGTCGACGAATTCGCGATAGGCTTCGAGCGATCGCTCCGAGAGCGAATCCATGAGCGCCATCCACTCCGGCTTCGCGAAGGTCTTGCGCACGGTCGAGGCCGTGAGGGTCGCCCCGGTGACTTGTTCGAGATGCCGATACGCGATCTGCACGTCGTCGTAGCGCTCGGCCAGCACTTCGCCTTGTTCGGTGAGGCGGAGAGTCCCGTCGAGCGCTTCCGTCGGGAGCGAAAGGATGCCGCGCGCGGCCGGTCCGCCGCCGCGCCCGAGCGAGCCGCCGCGGCCGTGAAAGAATGTGAGGCTGATGCCTCGTTCGCGGGCCGTCGTTTGAAGGTCGGCCTGAGCGCGGAACAAACCCCAGCAGGCCGCGAGGTAGCCGCCGTCTTTCGTGCTGTCGGAATAGCCGACCATCACGACTTGGCGGTTCCCTTGCTTCGCTAGGTATTCGGCATACAGCGGCACATCGAGAACGGCGCCGAGCGTTTGCGGGGCCCGTTTTAAGTCGCCGATCTTTTCGAACAGCGGCACGATCCGGAGGTCGGACGAGGCCGACGGCTCGCCACGTTTGGTGGCTTCCGTTTGCGCCCATTTCCAAAACCAGAGCACGGTCAGCATGTCGCTGGCCGACTGCGTGAGGCTGATGACGTTGCCGCCGATGCAGCCCGGCCCGAACCGGACGCTGGCTCGCTGCAAGACGCGATAGAGTTCGAGCGTGTCGATCGTCAGCGGCGAGAGGCGATGAATCGAGATCGGTGCGCCGGAGGCGATGGAGGAAGTCAACGCGGCGATGCGTGCCGGTTCATCGAGCGAGGTGAAATCGGGCGCGACACCCAACGCCGCGAGAACCTCGGAAATGCCTTCCAGATAGCGGCGTGAATCTTGCCGCACGTCGAGTTGCGTGAGGAAGAGCCCGAACGTCCGAACCAAGTCGAGCCAGCCGCTGACGGTCGAATCGACGACGCTGCCGTCGTGGTCGGCTTGCAAAGCGTCGCACAAGGCTTGCACGTCGGCTTCGAACTCCCGGCCGTCGGCATAGTCGCCCGGGCGCGGCGGCGCATCGATATTGTCGACGCGCGATTGCTGTAGTCGCCATTCGATCATCGCGATCCAGCGACGATACGCTTCGCGCGGCGCGATCTTCTCGATCTCGACGCTCAACTCCGGATAGCGGGCGACGATTTCATCGACTTGCGCCCGCAGCTTCGCACCGGACGACCCGGCCGGCGAAGCGATCGTGAGATAGTCGGTCATCCTACGGCAATAGACGAGATGCTGCTCGACCGCGGCATTGCGAAGGATGCAAAGCGTTTGCGCCGTGACTTCGGCCGTGACGTGCGGGTTGCCATCGCGATCGCCCCCCATCCAAGAACCGAAGCGGAGGAAGACCGGCAACTTGAATTTTTGGTCGGGATAATATTCGGCCAGCGCGCGGCGCATCGCTTGGTAGATCTGCGGCACCGTTTCCCACAGCCGCGGTACGATCGAAAGTCCGCGCTCGACTTCTTCCAAGACGGTCGGGCGCGTCGTTCGTAGGAACTCGGTTTGCCAAAGCACGCTCAGTTCGGAACGAAGGCCCGCTTCCCAACGACTACGTTCGCGCGGTAGGAGATCCGAGCGATCGAGCTCGAGCAAGGCTTGTCGCATCCGGCGCAGTTTGGCGCGGATCGAACGCCGTTTCGCTTCGCTGGGATGAGCCGTAAAGACGAGCTCGATCGAAAGATTGCCGATCGCCGTTTGAACTTGTTCGGCCGTGAGGCCGGCTTTTTTCAGCTCCGCGATCGCAGCCGCGAGCGATTCGGAAATCGGTTCGGGATGCCGCAGCGCTTCACGCTCGCGCAGTACGCGAACCCGTTGCCGATCTTCGGCGATGTTCGCTAAGTCGAAGAAGATGCTGAAGGCGCGAGCCACGG is a window encoding:
- the ppc gene encoding phosphoenolpyruvate carboxylase — protein: MVSNDLLRRDVRMLGDMLGEIITELAGTASFELVEAIRLLARERRNGSQDAERALAAKIAGLTGDEARTVARAFSIFFDLANIAEDRQRVRVLREREALRHPEPISESLAAAIAELKKAGLTAEQVQTAIGNLSIELVFTAHPSEAKRRSIRAKLRRMRQALLELDRSDLLPRERSRWEAGLRSELSVLWQTEFLRTTRPTVLEEVERGLSIVPRLWETVPQIYQAMRRALAEYYPDQKFKLPVFLRFGSWMGGDRDGNPHVTAEVTAQTLCILRNAAVEQHLVYCRRMTDYLTIASPAGSSGAKLRAQVDEIVARYPELSVEIEKIAPREAYRRWIAMIEWRLQQSRVDNIDAPPRPGDYADGREFEADVQALCDALQADHDGSVVDSTVSGWLDLVRTFGLFLTQLDVRQDSRRYLEGISEVLAALGVAPDFTSLDEPARIAALTSSIASGAPISIHRLSPLTIDTLELYRVLQRASVRFGPGCIGGNVISLTQSASDMLTVLWFWKWAQTEATKRGEPSASSDLRIVPLFEKIGDLKRAPQTLGAVLDVPLYAEYLAKQGNRQVVMVGYSDSTKDGGYLAACWGLFRAQADLQTTARERGISLTFFHGRGGSLGRGGGPAARGILSLPTEALDGTLRLTEQGEVLAERYDDVQIAYRHLEQVTGATLTASTVRKTFAKPEWMALMDSLSERSLEAYREFVDQPGFMQFFSETTPIEEIENLPIGSRPSRRRGERSLGDLRAIPWVFSWTQNRCMIPAWYGLGAALVEVKYQDRQAWQTICEMYRQWPFFQATIDNASLALAKADMYVAQRYSELSESEDIRKRMWIRIASERDKARQALLDVIGVPELLGATPWFQSSIDSRNPYIDPLNLIQIELMRRRRALQGGEVDAAEAEHLRDLLRLTVQGIAAGMRTTG